In one Brevibacillus composti genomic region, the following are encoded:
- a CDS encoding DUF350 domain-containing protein, with protein MIAMLVWTGAGAVLLFALMWVDSLFTRYKDLTEMKKGNVAVTTRFVMKLFAQGYILSQSIARSNDLWEALLTSVVSFVILFILEWLAERLLQAAAGLDLDQGTQQGKVAHALLAGSFHVVGALIIAACL; from the coding sequence ATGATCGCCATGCTGGTGTGGACGGGGGCTGGTGCCGTCCTGTTATTTGCTCTCATGTGGGTAGATTCTTTGTTTACCCGCTACAAAGATCTGACGGAAATGAAGAAAGGCAACGTAGCAGTCACGACCCGCTTTGTGATGAAGCTCTTTGCGCAGGGATATATCCTGTCCCAATCCATCGCCAGGTCCAATGACCTGTGGGAAGCGCTCTTAACCTCTGTCGTTTCCTTTGTGATTTTGTTCATTTTGGAATGGTTGGCGGAGCGGTTGCTGCAAGCGGCGGCGGGGCTCGATCTGGATCAGGGGACCCAGCAGGGAAAAGTGGCCCACGCGCTATTAGCCGGCTCTTTTCATGTCGTCGGCGCCCTGATTATCGCCGCCTGCCTGTAA
- a CDS encoding DUF4178 domain-containing protein, with protein sequence MSVWKRVRNIFAKHELPHEESSLLTLGPGDVIEVSLETYRVTGKTRNQNRNAVMLTLQDGGRVRYLLIEERERTIYQLYDVIDGRLDSPDEIPTTIEMDDCAYHLEEQFFGRVTAAGQTAFLTSGEQHVWQYQSDDRRLLRIEWQDGRFQLYEGESILPADVQVLRGT encoded by the coding sequence ATGAGTGTATGGAAGCGAGTCCGCAACATCTTTGCCAAGCATGAGCTTCCTCATGAAGAATCGAGCCTCTTGACTCTCGGACCGGGCGATGTCATTGAGGTCTCGCTGGAGACGTACCGGGTGACGGGAAAGACGCGCAACCAGAATCGCAATGCAGTGATGCTGACCTTGCAGGACGGCGGACGGGTGCGCTACCTCTTAATCGAAGAGCGGGAGCGAACGATTTATCAACTGTATGATGTGATCGACGGACGGCTGGATTCCCCGGATGAGATTCCGACCACCATCGAGATGGATGACTGTGCGTATCATCTGGAGGAGCAATTTTTCGGCAGGGTGACGGCCGCGGGACAAACCGCTTTTCTCACCTCGGGAGAACAACATGTCTGGCAATACCAATCTGATGACCGGCGGCTGCTTCGAATCGAATGGCAGGATGGGCGCTTTCAGCTCTATGAAGGCGAAAGCATCCTGCCAGCCGATGTGCAGGTGCTGCGCGGAACGTAG
- a CDS encoding DUF4247 domain-containing protein yields the protein MRQSLAKALKLILVPALLLLALAGCGTPSAAYSYPLESVVAKDGGLTSKIYRAENKAVPEVAAELSAQRTPDEISKEDEKHMFLVYADEWIHLQQDEAKPSDTLIEVDSKEFVRQNYDPSFLEGYILGSLLSDLFDGHKSYPGSYRGYTTKDVYKPAGKYRAPTAKELKQTPPVTTERSGSIIKRGAKKPDTAVGAEGSLTKKRVDSTSGQTGKIIRSDPRSPSISDSSGMSKKKKSVFSSPKRKSAPRTKVGGFGRITKRR from the coding sequence ATGCGACAGTCGCTTGCGAAAGCATTGAAACTCATCTTGGTTCCGGCCTTGCTGCTGCTCGCGCTGGCCGGCTGCGGCACCCCGTCGGCGGCCTATTCCTACCCGCTGGAATCGGTCGTCGCCAAAGACGGAGGCCTGACCTCCAAGATTTATCGGGCGGAAAATAAAGCGGTACCCGAGGTGGCTGCCGAGCTCTCTGCACAACGGACACCGGATGAAATCTCCAAAGAGGACGAGAAGCATATGTTTCTCGTGTACGCAGACGAGTGGATCCACCTCCAGCAGGATGAAGCCAAGCCGTCTGATACGCTGATCGAGGTGGACAGCAAGGAATTCGTCAGACAAAACTACGATCCGTCCTTTCTGGAGGGGTACATCCTCGGGAGCCTCCTGAGCGATCTGTTCGACGGACACAAGAGCTATCCCGGCTCCTATCGGGGATACACGACCAAGGATGTATACAAGCCGGCTGGCAAGTACCGCGCGCCCACAGCCAAAGAGTTGAAACAGACGCCGCCGGTCACGACGGAGAGGTCGGGAAGCATCATCAAGCGAGGGGCGAAAAAGCCGGATACCGCTGTCGGGGCGGAGGGGAGCCTCACCAAAAAGCGTGTGGATTCCACAAGCGGCCAGACAGGGAAGATCATTCGCTCGGACCCTCGCTCACCGAGCATCTCCGATAGCTCCGGCATGTCGAAAAAGAAGAAATCGGTTTTTTCCTCGCCGAAACGCAAATCGGCTCCGCGGACCAAGGTTGGCGGATTCGGCAGAATTACCAAGCGAAGATAA
- a CDS encoding alpha/beta fold hydrolase codes for MTKPQNRTVNDQPLATAAENRDRFQEAYTASLRLWPVPYETVYVPTRFGQTHVVTCGREDAPPLVLLHGAMFSSTMWYPNVEAWSESYRIYAIDIIGDKNLSIPEAGCASRAEYAAWLLEVWDALGIHKPNLLGLSLGGMHALNLLVRAPERIERAVILSPAESLVPLHPDFYSHAFGLLQPDGDVRFLEWMFADRYLLPRPFLEQFRAAIAWRDEARSGLPKENGFPYVYTDEELQSIRVPLLLMWGENEVIYDPRSAMERAGRLIPEAQTILVPQAGHVLSMESAAYVNQAAADFFKGTRPSPPALPPA; via the coding sequence ATGACCAAGCCCCAAAACAGAACCGTGAACGATCAGCCCCTTGCAACAGCCGCTGAAAACAGAGACAGATTCCAGGAGGCCTACACAGCAAGTCTCCGTCTGTGGCCCGTCCCGTATGAGACTGTTTACGTCCCCACCCGTTTTGGTCAGACACATGTGGTGACTTGTGGACGGGAGGATGCCCCGCCGCTGGTTCTCTTGCATGGAGCCATGTTCAGCTCTACGATGTGGTATCCCAATGTGGAGGCGTGGAGTGAATCCTACCGGATCTATGCGATCGACATCATCGGCGACAAAAACCTGAGCATTCCGGAAGCGGGTTGTGCCAGCAGAGCGGAGTATGCCGCCTGGCTCCTGGAGGTATGGGATGCTCTGGGCATTCACAAGCCCAACCTCTTGGGATTGTCGCTGGGCGGGATGCACGCGCTGAATCTGCTCGTCCGCGCCCCGGAGCGAATCGAGCGAGCCGTCATCCTCAGTCCGGCCGAATCCCTCGTTCCACTCCACCCGGATTTCTACAGCCATGCGTTCGGATTGCTCCAGCCTGATGGCGATGTCCGTTTTCTGGAGTGGATGTTTGCTGACCGGTATCTGCTGCCCCGCCCGTTTCTCGAGCAGTTCCGCGCTGCGATTGCATGGAGGGACGAAGCGAGAAGCGGCCTCCCGAAAGAAAATGGCTTTCCCTACGTCTACACGGACGAGGAGCTGCAGTCGATCCGGGTGCCGCTATTGCTGATGTGGGGGGAAAACGAGGTGATCTACGACCCGCGGAGCGCGATGGAGCGGGCCGGGAGACTGATCCCTGAGGCCCAAACCATTCTGGTGCCGCAGGCGGGACACGTCTTGTCCATGGAGAGCGCTGCCTACGTCAATCAGGCGGCTGCTGATTTTTTCAAGGGGACTAGACCATCTCCTCCTGCTTTGCCTCCCGCCTGA
- a CDS encoding GerAB/ArcD/ProY family transporter, with protein MDRVSRYQLFLMGAMYTHVLSIKYLHTQVIGSAKQSAWLAYPLTYLLVLLPLALFSGILRKNPEQTLLNALSTQFPRASKGVVFFYLCFFLYILARDLETLTHIINTYLLPMTPLIIIASLIIALAILSARSGLQTIGRMTEVFFPVFVIIILITPVVLAPQMQVRFLSPIWDESLYPLLRGVWLTLGYLGEIIIIPLIVIGSHYSVKQVASSLLFSVFLSEAFMVMTILILGPELTGHLLEPSLELVRLIRISDFLDRFDLPIVAIWLPCVILKISLTLYAASRAFHFLFPAIDYRVIPTYLGIFGLSFTMWFYDNPLQILSLNEWWPAAIVFVGFLLPLLLRFVIRREAKQEEMV; from the coding sequence ATGGATCGTGTGTCCAGGTACCAATTGTTTCTCATGGGAGCCATGTATACACATGTCCTTTCCATCAAGTACTTGCATACACAAGTGATCGGCAGCGCCAAGCAAAGCGCCTGGCTCGCTTATCCGCTGACATATCTCCTCGTACTCCTGCCGCTCGCCCTGTTTTCCGGCATTCTTCGCAAAAATCCGGAGCAGACGCTGCTCAATGCCCTTTCCACACAGTTTCCTCGGGCGAGCAAAGGCGTCGTCTTTTTCTATCTCTGCTTTTTCCTTTACATTTTGGCGCGCGATCTGGAGACCTTGACGCACATTATCAATACGTACCTGCTCCCGATGACCCCCTTGATCATCATCGCCTCCCTGATCATCGCCCTGGCGATTCTCTCCGCTCGCAGCGGACTTCAAACCATTGGCCGCATGACCGAAGTCTTCTTTCCGGTGTTTGTCATCATCATCCTGATTACGCCGGTCGTGTTGGCTCCGCAGATGCAGGTTCGGTTTCTGTCTCCAATTTGGGACGAATCTCTCTATCCCTTGCTGCGCGGCGTATGGCTGACGCTGGGATACCTCGGAGAAATCATCATCATCCCGCTGATCGTGATCGGCAGTCACTACTCGGTCAAACAGGTAGCCTCCAGCCTGCTGTTTAGCGTTTTTCTCTCGGAAGCCTTTATGGTGATGACGATTCTGATCCTGGGACCGGAATTGACGGGACATTTGCTCGAACCAAGTCTCGAGCTGGTTCGGTTAATCCGCATCTCTGATTTTCTGGATCGGTTTGACCTGCCCATCGTCGCCATCTGGCTGCCTTGTGTGATTTTGAAGATCAGTTTGACCCTGTATGCAGCATCGCGGGCCTTTCACTTTCTCTTCCCCGCCATTGACTACAGGGTCATCCCGACCTATTTAGGCATCTTCGGCCTCTCCTTTACGATGTGGTTTTACGATAATCCACTGCAAATTCTCTCCTTGAACGAATGGTGGCCAGCAGCAATCGTTTTTGTCGGATTTCTCTTGCCTTTGCTCCTTCGTTTCGTTATCAGGCGGGAGGCAAAGCAGGAGGAGATGGTCTAG
- a CDS encoding Ger(x)C family spore germination protein, whose translation MRPHALPMKRMGILVVLLSLLLGGCWDRLEINDMAIVTGTAIDKQEDKYMVTVQFPLPSQMGGAGSQGGGGGTSGSKSWHQRVGVATSLQEANAQVQNRLSRRLNFSHRRIILIGEQAAKAGIDPILDTLGRVPQKRLSSLLVITEGSAQKTLGTQTPVEQYPAEAVRELIQLSLRQPTPIKTVYQAMLTDGVDPSAPYIALVPLHSADSPEETAQTLSLEGIALFNSRNKLAGFVKDEEAKGLGLAMDMYRHPSLTIKVEDGEATVNVVITNQQISKKTRVTGRDVTAVLDFRLICIVSENTSPYPFVKDQDLLKKLVSQEVERLVKKGVKQAQALGADPIGIGESISRDDPAAWKRIKGDWERIYPRTKLIVRAQVEIENAGIFAKPINPQEKEQK comes from the coding sequence ATGCGACCGCATGCACTGCCGATGAAACGTATGGGTATCCTCGTCGTGTTGTTGTCCCTCTTGCTGGGAGGCTGCTGGGACCGCTTGGAGATTAATGATATGGCGATTGTGACGGGGACGGCGATAGACAAGCAGGAAGATAAGTACATGGTAACCGTGCAATTCCCCCTCCCCAGCCAGATGGGAGGAGCGGGCAGCCAGGGCGGCGGCGGCGGCACTTCAGGCTCAAAATCCTGGCACCAGAGAGTGGGCGTCGCCACTTCCCTCCAAGAGGCGAACGCACAGGTGCAGAATCGTCTTTCCCGGCGGTTGAATTTTTCCCACCGACGGATCATCCTGATCGGCGAACAAGCGGCAAAGGCAGGCATCGATCCCATTCTCGACACATTGGGGCGCGTTCCGCAAAAACGCTTGTCTTCTTTGCTGGTCATTACAGAAGGCTCGGCACAGAAGACGCTCGGCACGCAGACACCGGTCGAGCAATATCCTGCGGAGGCGGTCAGAGAGCTGATCCAGCTCTCCTTGCGCCAGCCTACGCCTATAAAGACCGTTTATCAAGCGATGCTAACCGACGGGGTCGATCCTTCCGCTCCGTACATTGCCCTGGTTCCCCTTCACTCTGCCGACTCCCCCGAGGAGACGGCTCAAACCCTATCGCTGGAAGGCATTGCTTTATTCAACAGCCGGAATAAATTGGCCGGATTCGTCAAAGACGAGGAAGCAAAAGGCCTCGGACTTGCCATGGACATGTACAGACACCCCTCTCTCACGATCAAGGTAGAGGACGGAGAGGCAACGGTAAATGTGGTGATCACCAATCAACAGATATCGAAAAAAACGAGGGTCACTGGCAGGGATGTCACCGCGGTACTGGATTTCCGTTTGATCTGCATTGTCTCGGAAAATACATCCCCCTATCCTTTTGTCAAGGACCAGGATCTTCTCAAAAAGCTGGTCTCCCAAGAGGTGGAGCGTCTCGTAAAAAAAGGCGTGAAACAGGCACAGGCCCTGGGTGCCGATCCCATTGGAATCGGCGAGAGCATCTCGAGAGATGATCCCGCCGCATGGAAACGCATCAAGGGAGATTGGGAGCGCATCTATCCCCGTACAAAACTGATCGTTCGCGCACAAGTGGAGATTGAAAATGCAGGTATTTTTGCCAAGCCCATCAACCCGCAGGAGAAGGAGCAAAAATGA
- a CDS encoding spore germination protein, translated as MGPIHPELARNVASLKQAFSDCSDVVFRFLRVHNRPAMVLFIDGLVDATQISEGVLQSLLDERNVDALISEVSTSSLDKTADLAEVQNLVLTGSAVLLCEGLSTGYVLNIRGGERRGVEEPATESVIRGPREGFTENLRTNTALIRFRIRSSQLKMVSFLIGRRTKTPVVLTYLEGLARPEIIEEAKRRLAAIDIDGVLETSYLEEIIEDHPSSPFPQFQYTERPDTAAGQLLEGRFAILVDGTPFALIAPATFWQLMQASEDYYERYVFTNFLRMLRFALMLLALFLPSFYIATITFHPEMLPTSLLLSIAAAREAIPFPVLVEALIMEISFEALREAGVRLPKTVGQAVSILGALVIGQAAVQAGIVSAPMVIVVAMTGIASFTMPRFNLAISIRLLRFPLMLLAGTLGLVGIVAGVYVIIHHASRLQSFGVPYLSGIAPFHSRDLKDIFIRAPRGRMKTRPVSLTGETSQRMNSETENG; from the coding sequence ATGGGCCCGATCCATCCCGAGCTTGCCCGGAACGTCGCCTCTTTGAAACAGGCATTCTCCGATTGCTCGGATGTCGTCTTTCGTTTTTTGCGTGTCCACAACAGGCCTGCGATGGTCCTGTTCATCGATGGATTGGTAGATGCCACTCAAATTAGCGAGGGCGTCCTGCAAAGCCTGCTCGATGAGAGGAATGTCGATGCGCTCATCTCGGAGGTTTCGACGAGCAGCCTGGATAAGACAGCCGACCTTGCCGAAGTGCAAAATCTGGTGTTGACGGGAAGTGCCGTATTGCTTTGCGAGGGCCTGTCCACAGGTTATGTCCTGAACATTCGCGGAGGGGAACGGCGGGGAGTGGAGGAGCCGGCGACGGAATCGGTCATTCGCGGGCCGCGCGAGGGCTTTACGGAAAACCTGCGCACGAATACCGCGCTGATTCGCTTCCGGATTCGGAGCTCTCAGCTCAAAATGGTTTCCTTTTTGATCGGGAGACGCACCAAAACCCCCGTCGTCCTGACGTATCTGGAGGGGCTGGCCCGTCCCGAGATCATTGAGGAAGCCAAAAGAAGGCTGGCGGCCATCGACATTGATGGCGTGCTGGAGACGAGTTACCTCGAGGAAATCATAGAGGACCATCCCTCTTCGCCCTTTCCGCAATTTCAATATACGGAGCGGCCGGATACCGCGGCCGGACAGCTGCTGGAGGGGAGATTCGCCATTCTGGTGGACGGGACGCCGTTTGCGCTGATCGCCCCTGCCACCTTTTGGCAATTGATGCAAGCGAGTGAGGATTACTACGAACGCTATGTCTTTACCAATTTTCTCCGCATGCTGCGGTTTGCTCTGATGCTCCTTGCGCTGTTTTTGCCATCGTTCTATATTGCCACGATTACGTTTCACCCGGAAATGCTGCCGACAAGCCTGTTGTTGAGCATCGCCGCTGCCCGGGAAGCCATTCCCTTTCCCGTTTTGGTAGAGGCGCTGATCATGGAGATCTCTTTCGAAGCATTGCGGGAAGCGGGCGTCCGTCTCCCCAAAACCGTAGGGCAAGCCGTCAGTATTTTGGGGGCGCTGGTCATCGGCCAGGCGGCGGTGCAAGCGGGGATCGTCTCGGCCCCGATGGTGATCGTGGTCGCCATGACCGGGATCGCTTCGTTTACGATGCCTCGTTTCAATCTCGCCATCTCGATCCGCCTGCTGCGCTTCCCGCTTATGCTGCTAGCCGGCACGCTGGGGCTCGTCGGCATCGTAGCCGGTGTATACGTGATTATCCACCACGCCTCGCGGTTGCAATCTTTTGGCGTTCCTTATCTGTCGGGGATTGCCCCTTTTCATTCGCGAGACTTGAAAGATATCTTCATCCGGGCACCGCGGGGGAGAATGAAAACAAGACCTGTGTCCCTCACCGGAGAAACCAGTCAAAGAATGAATTCGGAAACGGAGAATGGATGA
- a CDS encoding spore coat associated protein CotJA, translating into MDSQYRVYFPYVSPFDPCPPQRVKTYVVPPELFIQFQPPNLPQFSPREALFHGTLWPDLYSPYEGRGDRSGLGEGRRKK; encoded by the coding sequence TTGGACTCCCAGTACCGTGTCTATTTTCCGTATGTCAGCCCGTTCGACCCCTGCCCGCCCCAACGTGTGAAGACATATGTGGTCCCTCCAGAATTGTTTATTCAGTTTCAGCCGCCCAACCTCCCCCAGTTTTCCCCGCGGGAGGCTCTTTTTCACGGCACGCTTTGGCCGGACTTGTACAGTCCTTATGAGGGACGCGGCGACAGGAGCGGCCTTGGCGAAGGGAGGAGAAAAAAATGA
- a CDS encoding spore coat protein CotJB: MNEPKQVDERYYQLMHELQALDFVLVELTLYLDTHSDDAEALNQFNRMAEQRWNVACEFERHYGPLLQFGLSYSGYPWQWNDTPWPWQV, encoded by the coding sequence ATGAACGAACCCAAGCAGGTTGACGAGCGTTACTACCAGCTTATGCACGAGCTCCAGGCGCTGGATTTCGTCCTGGTCGAATTGACGCTCTATCTGGATACGCATAGCGATGATGCAGAGGCGCTGAATCAATTTAATCGAATGGCCGAGCAGCGCTGGAATGTCGCCTGTGAATTTGAGAGGCACTACGGTCCTTTATTGCAATTCGGTCTCAGCTATTCCGGATACCCCTGGCAGTGGAACGATACACCCTGGCCCTGGCAGGTTTAA
- a CDS encoding manganese catalase family protein, giving the protein MWVYEKKLQYPVRVSKCDPRMAKFLLEQYGGADGELAAALRYLNQRYSIPDKVIGLLTDIGTEEFAHLEMIATMVYKLTKDATPEQLKEAGLGDHYANHDKALFYQNASGVPWTAAYIQAKGDPIADLYEDIAAEEKARATYQWLIDMTDDVDLQDGLKFLREREVIHSLRFREAVELLKEEQGRKKFF; this is encoded by the coding sequence GTGTGGGTATATGAGAAAAAGCTGCAATATCCCGTCCGCGTAAGCAAATGCGATCCGCGCATGGCGAAATTTTTGCTGGAGCAGTACGGCGGTGCGGACGGGGAATTGGCTGCCGCGCTTCGCTATTTAAACCAACGCTATTCCATACCAGACAAGGTGATCGGCCTATTGACGGACATCGGCACGGAAGAATTCGCCCACCTCGAAATGATCGCCACCATGGTCTACAAGCTGACCAAGGACGCCACCCCCGAACAGTTGAAGGAAGCTGGTCTCGGCGATCACTACGCCAATCACGACAAAGCCCTCTTTTATCAAAATGCCTCCGGGGTTCCGTGGACGGCTGCCTACATCCAGGCCAAGGGCGATCCCATCGCCGACCTCTATGAGGATATCGCGGCGGAGGAGAAGGCCCGGGCCACCTACCAGTGGCTGATCGACATGACCGATGACGTGGACCTGCAGGATGGATTGAAATTCTTGAGAGAACGCGAGGTGATCCACTCGCTGCGGTTCAGAGAAGCGGTGGAACTGTTGAAGGAAGAGCAGGGGAGGAAGAAGTTTTTTTGA
- the cas3 gene encoding CRISPR-associated helicase Cas3': MDYIAHIRQKDGCIQSVREHLDGVKTGCEQFGEKIGARHLAGLAGWLHDLGKNTKGFLKYIQEAAANPDAPPRRGSIDHSTAGGRLLYRRYHQKAKTVEDKLAAEWIANCIISHHQGLRDFLDPQLNSPFIERVAMKELEEYERTESAFFEMYAEKELDQNFAKAKSEVKHFLHVIQNQKLPSITVSLLIKYIFSCLIDADRTDSRQFEEEEKSEEVFDSKAFFTQSYEKLMSRIMDLEQGDDADHPINRLRSEMSRQCEEFARRPSGIYTLSIPTGGGKTLASLRYALAHAKRWGKERIIFIVPYTTIIEQNASEIRGILDDHGMILEHHSNVIEEYDLDDDNDYIRKKKIRLARDNWDRPIIFTTMVQFLNTFYAKGTRNIRRMHRMTNAVLIFDEVQSVPAKCISLFNAALNFLHIFGRSSLVLCTATQPALDFVKHKLRLSEQGEMIANLDEVSRSFKRVEIVDRTTPLGWRTEELAAFIQERLEEAPRILVILNTKAAVRKLFVQLEQSDWVEENGVRLFHLSTNMCPAHRKDVLTEVKQALSNNERVICVSTQLIEAGVNISFDCVIRSLAGLDSIAQAAGRCNRHGKDAVRNVYVIKSADEVLTRLPEIRIGAEKTERLLFEIQKEPERFGHDLLSGAALNTYFQYYYAHIKDELHYPIKELEKNLFDLLGTNRDYHAAYERKHGSIPETLTRASFATAEKHFEVIANGATSVLVPYNTDAENIILTLNGELDSRELGELLQKSQQYVVNLYQHELKKLEKNGDIYPLLHGHVLALREVAYSDRFGVETEGEGEWTMALI, from the coding sequence ATGGACTATATCGCCCATATTCGTCAGAAGGATGGATGCATCCAAAGTGTGCGCGAGCATTTGGATGGAGTAAAAACCGGATGTGAACAGTTTGGAGAGAAGATCGGTGCCCGCCATCTAGCAGGTTTGGCTGGTTGGTTGCATGACCTCGGGAAAAACACGAAAGGCTTCTTGAAATACATTCAGGAAGCGGCAGCGAATCCAGATGCCCCACCACGAAGAGGTTCAATTGATCATTCTACAGCAGGGGGCAGGTTGCTTTACCGCCGTTATCATCAAAAGGCAAAAACAGTCGAAGACAAACTGGCAGCCGAATGGATCGCGAATTGTATTATTTCTCATCACCAAGGACTAAGGGACTTTCTGGATCCTCAGCTGAACTCCCCATTCATTGAGCGAGTAGCGATGAAAGAGCTGGAGGAATATGAGCGCACAGAATCAGCTTTTTTTGAAATGTATGCGGAGAAAGAGCTTGATCAAAATTTTGCAAAAGCCAAGTCGGAGGTAAAGCATTTTTTGCATGTGATCCAAAACCAAAAACTGCCCTCGATAACTGTCTCGCTGTTGATCAAGTACATTTTCAGTTGTTTAATCGATGCGGACCGAACAGATTCGAGGCAGTTTGAAGAAGAGGAAAAGTCAGAGGAAGTCTTTGATAGTAAGGCTTTTTTCACCCAGAGCTACGAGAAGTTAATGAGCAGAATAATGGATCTGGAACAAGGGGATGACGCCGACCATCCGATCAACCGCTTGCGAAGCGAAATGTCCAGGCAATGTGAAGAATTTGCGAGGCGACCTTCCGGAATCTATACGTTGTCAATCCCTACTGGAGGAGGCAAGACGCTGGCAAGTCTGCGCTATGCCCTTGCACATGCCAAAAGATGGGGAAAAGAAAGGATTATCTTTATCGTTCCCTACACCACGATTATCGAGCAGAATGCCAGTGAGATTAGGGGAATTTTGGATGATCACGGGATGATTCTCGAGCACCATTCTAATGTAATCGAAGAGTACGATCTTGACGACGATAACGATTATATTCGGAAGAAAAAGATCCGGCTGGCTAGAGACAATTGGGATCGGCCCATTATTTTTACCACGATGGTACAGTTTCTAAACACTTTCTATGCCAAAGGCACACGCAATATCCGAAGAATGCATCGCATGACGAATGCTGTTCTGATCTTCGACGAGGTACAATCCGTTCCGGCCAAATGTATTTCCTTGTTTAATGCAGCCCTAAACTTTTTGCATATTTTCGGCCGCTCAAGTCTGGTTCTTTGTACAGCTACGCAGCCTGCACTTGATTTTGTCAAACATAAGCTCCGACTGTCCGAACAAGGTGAAATGATTGCAAACTTGGATGAGGTGAGCAGGAGCTTTAAGAGGGTGGAAATAGTCGACCGTACAACTCCGCTAGGTTGGAGAACGGAGGAACTCGCAGCTTTTATTCAGGAGAGACTGGAAGAAGCCCCCAGGATTCTGGTTATTCTGAATACGAAAGCGGCGGTGCGAAAACTATTTGTCCAATTGGAACAGAGCGATTGGGTGGAAGAGAACGGTGTGCGTTTGTTTCACTTGAGTACAAATATGTGTCCCGCGCATCGCAAGGATGTGTTAACAGAAGTGAAGCAGGCGCTATCGAATAATGAACGAGTCATCTGCGTCAGTACGCAGCTGATTGAAGCGGGTGTAAACATCAGTTTTGATTGTGTAATTCGATCTTTGGCTGGTCTCGATTCGATTGCACAGGCAGCGGGTAGGTGCAATCGGCATGGGAAAGATGCGGTTCGGAATGTGTATGTGATCAAGTCCGCAGATGAAGTGCTGACCAGGCTGCCCGAAATTCGCATTGGAGCGGAGAAAACAGAACGTCTGCTGTTCGAAATTCAAAAAGAGCCGGAACGTTTTGGTCATGATTTGCTTTCGGGAGCAGCACTAAATACATATTTCCAATACTATTACGCTCACATCAAAGACGAGCTGCACTATCCGATCAAAGAGCTGGAGAAGAACCTTTTTGATTTGCTTGGCACCAATCGAGACTATCACGCAGCTTATGAGCGTAAACACGGAAGCATTCCGGAAACTCTTACTCGAGCGTCATTTGCGACTGCCGAAAAACATTTTGAGGTAATTGCCAACGGCGCTACATCAGTGCTTGTACCTTACAATACAGATGCGGAGAATATCATTTTGACATTAAATGGGGAACTTGATTCCCGGGAGTTGGGGGAGCTTTTGCAAAAATCGCAGCAATATGTAGTCAATCTTTATCAGCATGAATTGAAGAAGCTGGAGAAAAACGGGGATATTTATCCTCTTCTTCACGGTCATGTTCTCGCTTTACGCGAAGTCGCGTATTCGGATCGTTTCGGTGTTGAAACAGAGGGAGAGGGCGAATGGACGATGGCGCTCATATAG
- the cas5c gene encoding type I-C CRISPR-associated protein Cas5c — protein sequence MRNQLEFEVFGSYALFSDPVTKIGGEKFSYQVPTYQSIKGIVESIYWKPSLLWYIDEVRIMNPIQTESKGVRPIDYTKGGNTLAYYTYLRNPRYQVRCHFEFNPHRKDLIYDHNEHKHHNIAKRALQAGGRRDIFLGSRECQGYVEPCVFGEGKGFYDEVPEVDFGLMVHGISYPDETGKKERETRLWRAKMQYGVIRFIRPEECTLVRKTGEGFMKSFDSTNMESVDVLYEEWFPRGGGSE from the coding sequence ATGAGGAACCAATTGGAGTTTGAAGTGTTTGGAAGCTATGCCCTTTTTAGTGATCCGGTAACAAAAATAGGTGGTGAAAAATTTTCTTACCAAGTACCTACGTACCAATCAATCAAGGGGATAGTTGAATCCATATATTGGAAACCATCTCTTCTTTGGTACATTGATGAAGTTCGCATTATGAACCCCATCCAGACGGAATCCAAAGGAGTACGTCCGATAGACTACACCAAAGGAGGGAATACGCTGGCTTATTATACGTATCTGCGTAACCCGCGGTACCAGGTGCGTTGCCATTTCGAATTTAACCCTCATCGCAAGGACCTGATATATGACCACAACGAACATAAGCACCATAACATTGCGAAGAGGGCCTTGCAAGCAGGAGGACGCAGGGATATTTTTCTCGGTTCCCGTGAATGTCAGGGTTATGTAGAACCATGTGTTTTTGGCGAGGGAAAAGGCTTTTATGATGAGGTTCCTGAAGTAGATTTTGGCTTGATGGTACATGGGATCAGCTACCCTGATGAGACGGGGAAAAAGGAACGGGAAACACGCTTGTGGCGGGCCAAGATGCAATATGGCGTGATTCGTTTTATCCGTCCGGAGGAATGCACACTTGTTCGCAAAACAGGTGAAGGATTCATGAAGTCATTTGATTCCACAAATATGGAGTCAGTAGATGTTTTGTATGAAGAATGGTTCCCAAGAGGAGGAGGTAGTGAATGA